The following coding sequences are from one Nicotiana tomentosiformis chromosome 3, ASM39032v3, whole genome shotgun sequence window:
- the LOC104092332 gene encoding receptor-like protein kinase, giving the protein MNAAFKNFIFFYCCCFSVSGYALSSDGTALLSLLRHWDTVPSAINSSWNASDSTPCSWVGVECDRKQFITSLNLSGYGISGQLGPEIGHLQRLRTIDLGVNAFFGSIPSQLGNCTLLDYLDLSYNAFTGQIPQNLGNLQSLTYINLFSNSLTGNIPDSLFTIPHLETIFFNSNKLSGPIPSSVGNMPQLLSLWLYDNELSGPIPSSIVNCTKLKELYLNDNRLVGSLPENLDKLVHLVYLDVSNNRLEGTIPFCSGNCKYLDNLILSYNHFNGGLPQGLGNCSNLTVLAAISSGLSGPIPASLGQLTKLEKLYLTDNNFSGKIPPELGECQALLELLLPENQLEGEIPSELGSLSQLQNLFLYSNNLSGEIPLSIWKIQSLQNVLVYRNNLTGELPLQMTELEQLKNISLFENRFTGVIPQGLGINSSLTLLDFTKNNFSGPVPPNLCFGKQLNKLMLGYNHLEGGVPSQLGKCSTLTRVILKKNNLSGAIPDFVKNTNPIFLDLSENGFSGKIPPSLANLGNVTSIDLSMNKLSGFIPPELANLVNLQGLDLSYNSLEGVLPPQLSNCQRLLKLDVSHNLLSGSIPSTFGSFRELSVLGLKENDLSGGIPTSLFELKKLSMLQLGGNALSGGIPAAIATASRETLRWLNLSSNRLTGELPAELGKFTFLEELDIAGNNLSGTLRVLDGMSSLIFVNVSHNLFSGPVPANLMKFLNSTPTSFSGNLGLCLRYDPEEGSSCTENSNLRPCNLQSSNGRHLSGAETALIALGVLLFTISLFLVIAYMLLWRKNSGKEVAIFAQEGASSLLNKVLEATENLNDKYVIGRGAHGIVYKAILGPGKAYAVKKLVFVGIKDGSTSMVREIQTIGKVRHRNLVKLEDFWLRKDYGLILYNYMENGSLHDILHETNPPVTLEWSVRYRIALGTAQGLSYLHFDCDPAIMHRDIKPMNILLDSDLDPHISDFGIAKLLDQSAAISPSNTLQGTVGYMAPETAFAAAKSKESDVYSYGVVLLELITRKKALDPSLYGGTDFVSWVRSVWAEAEEIQKIVDPSILDEFIDSNIMEQVIEVLSLALRCTEKEVSKRPTMREVVKQLTRSSSSIRSKY; this is encoded by the exons ATGAATGCTGCTTTTAAAAATTTCATCTTTTTCTACTGCTGCTGCTTCTCTGTGTCTGGTTATGCTCTTAGCTCTGATGGCACAGCTCTACTTTCCCTTCTTAGGCACTGGGATACTGTACCCTCAGCTATTAACTCTTCTTGGAATGCTTCTGATTCCACTCCTTGTTCTTGGGTTGGTGTTGAATGTGATCGCAAACAATTTATCACTTCTTTGAACCTCTCTGGCTACGGAATCTCAGGCCAATTGGGGCCCGAAATTGGTCATTTGCAGCGCTTGCGTACCATTGATTTGGGCGTTAATGCTTTCTTTGGCTCCATTCCTTCGCAGCTGGGAAATTGCACTCTTCTTGATTACTTGGATCTGTCCTACAACGCCTTTACTGGACAAATCCCTCAGAATCTTGGAAATTTACAGAGTTTAACCTACATAAACTTGTTTTCAAATTCATTGACTGGTAATATTCCTGATTCCTTGTTTACTATCCCACACTTGGAGACCATCTTCTTTAATAGTAACAAGTTAAGTGGTCCCATTCCATCTAGCGTTGGTAACATGCCTCAGCTTTTGTCTCTCTGGCTTTATGATAATGAGTTATCAGGTCCTATTCCTTCCTCTATAGTAAACTGTACTAAATTGAAAGAGTTGTATTTGAATGATAACCGTTTAGTTGGTAGCCTGCCTGAGAATTTAGATAAGCTAGTACACCTTGTTTATTTGGATGTAAGCAATAATAGACTAGAAGGCACTATCCCTTTCTGTTCGGGTAACTGCAAATATCTTGACAATCTGATCTTGTCATACAACCATTTTAATGGAGGACTTCCACAAGGTTTGGGGAATTGTAGTAACCTAACAGTTCTTGCTGCTATCTCTTCTGGTTTAAGTGGCCCTATTCCTGCTTCTCTGGGCCAGCTCACAAAGTTGGAGAAGCTTTACCTTACTGACAACAATTTCTCTGGAAAAATACCACCCGAGCTGGGCGAGTGCCAAGCCTTGCTGGAATTACTTTTACCGGAAAACCAACTGGAAGGTGAAATTCCTAGTGAACTAGGGTCTCTCAGTCAGTTGCAGAATCTCTTTTTGTATTCCAACAATTTGAGTGGTGAAATTCCCCTTAGCATTTGGAAGATTCAAAGCCTTCAAAATGTTCTTGTCTACAGGAACAACCTGACCGGAGAGTTACCTCTTCAAATGACCGAGTTGGAACAGCTGAAGAACATATCCTTATTTGAAAATCGGTTTACTGGAGTTATACCTCAAGGTTTGGGGATTAACAGCAGTCTAACACTGCTGGATTTCACCAAGAACAACTTTTCAGGTCCTGTTCCACCAAATCTTTGTTTTGGCAAGCAACTGAATAAGCTTATGTTAGGTTATAATCATCTTGAAGGTGGCGTTCCTTCTCAATTAGGAAAGTGTTCTACTTTGACGAGAGTAATTCTCAAAAAGAATAATCTCTCAGGTGCCATTCCAGATTTTGTTAAGAACACAAATCCTATTTTCTTGGATCTCAGTGAGAATGGCTTCAGTGGGAAAATACCCCCAAGTTTGGCAAATCTTGGCAAtgttacatcaattgacttatcaATGAATAAGCTCTCAGGGTTTATACCACCGGAGCTGGCAAACCTTGTCAACCTCCAGGGTTTGGATCTGTCTTACAATAGTTTGGAAGGTGTACTGccacctcaactttcaaactgcCAGAGACTGTTGAAGCTTGACGTAAGTCATAATTTGTTGAGTGGCTCGATCCCGTCCACGTTTGGAAGCTTTAGAGAACTATCCGTTTTGGGTCTGAAGGAGAATGATCTTTCAGGAGGTATTCCAACCTCCTTGTTTGAACTCAAGAAGCTCTCCATGCTGCAGCTTGGTGGAAATGCACTCAGTGGGGGCATTCCTGCAGCAATTGCGACTGCATCAAGAGAAACACTGAGGTGGTTAAATCTGAGTAGTAACAGGTTGACAGGTGAACTTCCTGCCGAGCTAGGGAAATTTACTTTCCTGGAGGAGTTAGATATAGCTGGCAATAATCTTTCTGGAACTTTAAGAGTTCTTGATGGAATGAGTTCGTTGATTTTCGTCAATGTATCACACAACCTCTTTTCTGGTCCAGTGCCAGCAAATCTGATGAAGTTCCTAAACTCAACTCCTACCTCTTTCTCAGGAAACTTGGGACTTTGCCTGCGCTATGATCCAGAAGAAGGCTCAAGTTGCACCGAGAATAGCAATCTACGACCTTGTAATCTTCAATCAAGCAATGGAAGACACCTAAGTGGAGCAGAAACTGCACTGATTGCACTTGGGGTGCTGTTATTTACCATTTCCTTATTCCTAGTAATTGCTTACATGCTTCTGTGGCGCAAAAATTCTGGGAAAGAAGTTGCAATATTTGCTCAAGAAGGTGCTTCGTCCCTGCTTAATAAAGTATTGGAAGCTACAGAAAACCTAAATGATAAGTATGTCATTGGGAGGGGAGCACATGGAATTGTATATAAGGCCATCTTGGGTCCAGGGAAAGCGTATGCTGTGAAAAAGCTGGTGTTTGTTGGTATAAAGGATGGAAGCACAAGTATGGTTAGAGAAATTCAAACAATTGGAAAGGTTAGGCACCGTAATCTTGTCAAATTAGAAGACTTCTGGCTGAGAAAGGATTATGGACTGATTCTTTACAATTACATGGAGAACGGGAGTCTTCATGATATCCTCCATGAGACTAATCCACCCGTAACATTGGAATGGAGCGTTCGGTACCGTATTGCTCTTGGAACTGCTCAAGGGTTGTCATATCTCCACTTTGACTGTGATCCTGCCATCATGCATAGAGATATCAAGCCCATGAATATCTTGTTGGACTCTGATCTGGACCCTCACATATCAGATTTTGGCATTGCGAAGCTTCTGGATCAGTCTGCTGCAATTTCCCCCTCCAATACCCTCCAGGGTACAGTTGGATACATGGCTCCAG AGACTGCATTTGCAGCTGCAAAGAGCAAGGAGTCAGATGTTTATAGTTATGGTGTTGTCCTGTTGGAACTTATAACTCGAAAGAAGGCCTTGGATCCTTCACTTTATGGGGGTACAGATTTCGTGAGTTGGGTTAGGTCTGTTTGGGCAGAAGCTGAAGAAATTCAGAAGATTGTGGATCCAAGCATTTTGGATGAATTCATAGACTCAAATATCATGGAACAAGTAATTGAAGTGCTTTCACTGGCTCTTAGATGTACAGAGAAGGAAGTTAGCAAAAGACCCACAATGAGAGAGGTGGTCAAGCAATTAACAAGGTCCAGTTCGAGTATAAGAAGCAAGTACTAG
- the LOC104092335 gene encoding uncharacterized protein isoform X2 translates to MAGTGIHPYHQQWPPAPGPPPASAAAPPHHHPPSMPIDEVRTIFISGLPQDVKERELVNLLRWLPGYEASQVNFKGEVPMGFALFSNHQFAIGAKDALQGLCFDTEAKCILHTEMAKKNLFVKRGIVGDSNAHDQSKRLRTGGDYTHSGYSSPSPFHPPPPAPVWGPHGDSCLSGISLKLLHRTIHMEATLFLTCQCLHLLLCQHQAVMCQSRQPGFKQMKVLRQERHTVCFIEFEDVNSATNVHHSLQGAVIPSSGSVGMRIQYSKNPFGKRKDGHPAGAPNANGAPPPLTYQ, encoded by the exons ATGGCCGGTACTGGGATTCACCCATACCACCAACAATGGCCCCCAGCTCCAGGCCCTCCGCCTGCTTCTGCTGCAGCTCCGCCACATCACCACCCTCCATCAATGCCTATCGACGAG GTTCGGACAATATTCATCTCTGGGCTACCGCAGGACGTAAAGGAGAGAGAATTGGTGAACCTTTTGAGGTGGCTACCAGGTTACGAAGCATCTCAGGTCAATTTCAAAGGCGAAGTTCCCATGGGTTTTGCCCTATTCTCTAACCATCAATTCGCTATCGGTGCCAAGGACGCCCTTCAG GGTTTGTGTTTCGACACGGAGGCGAAATGTATTCTGCACACGGAGATGGCAAAGAAGAATCTCTTTGTCAAAAGAG GGATTGTAGGTGATTCAAATGCACATGACCAGAGTAAACGTTTGCGTACTGGGGGTGATTACACACACTCTGGTTATTCAAGTCCCTCTCCTTTCCACCCCCCTCCCCCTGCACCTGTCTGGGGACCACATGG CGATTCTTGTCTCTCAGGTATCTCGCTCAAGCTCCTCCACCGTACGATCCATATGGAGGCTACCCTGTTCCTCACATGCCAATGCCTGCACCTGCTCCTGTGCCAGCACCAAGCAGTTATGTGCCAATCCAG ACAACCTGGTTTTAAACAGATGAAGGTTTTGAGACAGGAAAGACATACGGTGTGTTTCATTGAATTTGAA GATGTGAATAGTGCCACCAATGTCCATCACAGTTTGCAGGGTGCTGTCATACCGAGCTCTGGTTCAGTTGGCATGCGAATTCA ATATTCAAAGAATCCATTTGGGAAAAGGAAGGATGGCCACCCAGCTGGTGCCCCTAATGCAAATGGAGCTCCTCCACCTCTTACCTACCAGTAG
- the LOC104104566 gene encoding D-3-phosphoglycerate dehydrogenase 2, chloroplastic, which produces MASTPSPRTAATTLQNSLLSSSSSSINHNKPSNLSFLHASSNSSSLKLVHSVSASFSPSNSSSTICNVLKTVESADISFSNARDLDGVVSIPKPIILVSEKLGEAGLDLLRSFGNVDCSYDLSPQDLCAKISLCDALIVRSGTKVTRQVFEAAQGRLKVVGRAGVGIDNVDLQAATEFGCLVVNAPTANTIAAAEHGIALLTSMARNVAQADASMKAGKWLRSKYVGVSLVGKTLAVMGFGKVGSEVARRAKGLGMHVIAHDPYAPADRARAIGVDLVSFEQAIATADFVSLHMPLTPATKKVFNDDTFAKMKKGVRLINVARGGVIDEDALVRALDSGIVAQAALDVFTVEPPPKDSKLVQHENVTVTPHLGASTKEAQEGVAIEIAEAVVGALNGELSATAVNAPMVPPEVLSELAPYVVLAEKLGRLAVQLVTGGSGIQNVKVVYKSARDPDSLDTRLLRAMVTKGIIEPISDTIINLVNADFSAKQKGLRISEERVIVDSSPEYPVETIQVQISNVQSRFASALSENGNISIEGKVKYGVPHLTRVGSFSVDVSLEGNLILCKQVDQPGMIGEVGNILGESNVNVSFMSVGRTVKRKQAIMAIGVDEEPNKDTQKKIGEVSAIEEFVFLKL; this is translated from the exons ATGGCGTCCACTCCTTCTCCTCGCACTGCCGCCACCACCCTTCAAAATTCTctcctctcttcttcttcttcctctataAATCATAATAAGCCTTCAAATCTCTCTTTCCTCCACGCCTCCTCAAATTCCTCTTCCCTCAAACTCGTCCACTCTGTTTCTGCTTCTTTTTCTCCATCAAATTCTTCTTCCACCATTTGTAATGTTCTCAAAACTGTTGAATCAGCCGACATCTCATTCTCCAACGCGAGAGATCTTGACGGTGTCGTTTCGATTCCCAAGCCAATCATTCTCGTCTCCGAGAAACTTGGAGAGGCGGGTCTGGACCTGCTCCGGAGTTTCGGCAACGTGGATTGTTCGTACGACTTGTCTCCTCAGGATCTCTGCGCTAAGATCTCTCTGTGCGACGCGCTTATTGTACGGAGTGGGACTAAGGTGACTCGACAAGTCTTTGAGGCTGCACAGGGACGTCTTAAAGTCGTCGGAAGAGCTGGTGTTGGGATAGACAATGTGGATCTGCAAGCTGCAACTGAATTTGGTTGCCTCGTCGTTAACGCGCCCACAGCTAATACAATTGCTGCTGCTGAGCATGGCATCGCTTTGCTTACCTCCATGGCCCGTAACGTTGCTCAGGCTGATGCTTCCATGAAAGCtg GAAAATGGTTGCGAAGCAAGTACGTGGGTGTTTCTCTTGTTGGGAAGACATTAGCAGTTATGGGCTTTGGTAAAGTTGGTTCCGAGGTTGCAAGACGTGCAAAAGGCCTCGGTATGCATGTAATTGCCCATGATCCATATGCACCAGCTGACAGAGCTCGCGCTATTGGTGTGGATTTGGTTTCCTTTGAGCAGGCCATAGCCACTGCGGACTTCGTCTCACTCCACATGCCTCTTACACCTGCTACTAAGAAGGTATTCAATGATGACACATTCGCAAAGATGAAGAAAGGAGTCCGCCTTATAAATGTTGCTCGAGGGGGTGTTATTGACGAAGATGCATTAGTTAGAGCCCTTGACAGTGGAATAGTTGCTCAG GCAGCACTTGATGTATTCACGGTGGAGCCACCACCAAAAGATAGTAAACTAGTGCAACATGAGAATGTCACTGTTACACCTCATCTTGGAGCAAGCACAAAAGAAGCACAG GAAGGAGTTGCGATTGAAATAGCTGAGGCTGTTGTTGGTGCTCTAAATGGGGAACTTTCTGCTACCGCTGTGAATGCTCCAATGGTCCCTCCTGAG GTATTGTCCGAGTTGGCTCCTTATGTCGTGCTTGCTGAGAAACTAGGTAGACTGGCTGTACAGCTAGTGACTGGTGGGAGTGGAATTCAGAATGTGAAAGTGGTTTATAAATCGGCCAGGGACCCTGATAGCTTGGACACTAGACTTCTCCGAGCCATGGTAACAAAAGGCATTATTGAGCCTATATCTGATACGATCATCAACCTTGTAAATGCAGATTTCAGTGCAAAGCAGAAGGGTCTTCGGATTAGTGAAGAACGTGTTATTGTTGATTCTTCTCCAGAATATCCCGTTGAGACAATCCAGGTTCAAATTAGCAACGTGCAATCAAGATTTGCAAGTGCTTTATCAGAGAACGGGAATATCAGCATCGAGGGGAAAGTGAAGTACGGAGTTCCCCATCTTACACGTGTTGGATCATTTAGCGTTGATGTGAGCTTGGAGGGTAACCTCATCCTTTGCAAACAAGTGGACCAACCTGGTATGATCGGGGAAGTTGGAAACATACTTGGTGAGAGTAATGTGAATGTTAGCTTTATGAGCGTTGGAAGAACCGTGAAGAGAAAGCAGGCAATTATGGCAATTGGAGTAGACGAAGAACCCAACAAGGATACTcagaagaagattggagaggtatCTGCAATTGAAGAATTTGTCTTCCTCAAACTATAG
- the LOC104092335 gene encoding cell wall integrity protein scw1 isoform X1: MAGTGIHPYHQQWPPAPGPPPASAAAPPHHHPPSMPIDEVRTIFISGLPQDVKERELVNLLRWLPGYEASQVNFKGEVPMGFALFSNHQFAIGAKDALQGLCFDTEAKCILHTEMAKKNLFVKRGIVGDSNAHDQSKRLRTGGDYTHSGYSSPSPFHPPPPAPVWGPHGYLAQAPPPYDPYGGYPVPHMPMPAPAPVPAPSSYVPIQNTKDNPPCNTLFIGNLGENINEEELRGLFSAQPGFKQMKVLRQERHTVCFIEFEDVNSATNVHHSLQGAVIPSSGSVGMRIQYSKNPFGKRKDGHPAGAPNANGAPPPLTYQ; this comes from the exons ATGGCCGGTACTGGGATTCACCCATACCACCAACAATGGCCCCCAGCTCCAGGCCCTCCGCCTGCTTCTGCTGCAGCTCCGCCACATCACCACCCTCCATCAATGCCTATCGACGAG GTTCGGACAATATTCATCTCTGGGCTACCGCAGGACGTAAAGGAGAGAGAATTGGTGAACCTTTTGAGGTGGCTACCAGGTTACGAAGCATCTCAGGTCAATTTCAAAGGCGAAGTTCCCATGGGTTTTGCCCTATTCTCTAACCATCAATTCGCTATCGGTGCCAAGGACGCCCTTCAG GGTTTGTGTTTCGACACGGAGGCGAAATGTATTCTGCACACGGAGATGGCAAAGAAGAATCTCTTTGTCAAAAGAG GGATTGTAGGTGATTCAAATGCACATGACCAGAGTAAACGTTTGCGTACTGGGGGTGATTACACACACTCTGGTTATTCAAGTCCCTCTCCTTTCCACCCCCCTCCCCCTGCACCTGTCTGGGGACCACATGG GTATCTCGCTCAAGCTCCTCCACCGTACGATCCATATGGAGGCTACCCTGTTCCTCACATGCCAATGCCTGCACCTGCTCCTGTGCCAGCACCAAGCAGTTATGTGCCAATCCAG AATACTAAAGATAACCCTCCTTGCAATACCCTATTTATTGGCAATCTTGGAGAGAATATAAACGAGGAAGAGCTGAGAGGCCTTTTCAGCGC ACAACCTGGTTTTAAACAGATGAAGGTTTTGAGACAGGAAAGACATACGGTGTGTTTCATTGAATTTGAA GATGTGAATAGTGCCACCAATGTCCATCACAGTTTGCAGGGTGCTGTCATACCGAGCTCTGGTTCAGTTGGCATGCGAATTCA ATATTCAAAGAATCCATTTGGGAAAAGGAAGGATGGCCACCCAGCTGGTGCCCCTAATGCAAATGGAGCTCCTCCACCTCTTACCTACCAGTAG